The DNA window CACGCGTGCGGACATGACGTGCACAGTGCCGTCGCCGTAGGCATCGCGATCGTGCTGTCCAAGCTCGATGCGCTCGACGGCACGGCCCGCTTCATCTTCCAACCCGCCGAAGAGCAGTTCCCTGGCGGTGCACAGGACTTGATCGACGAAGGACTCCTCGACGGTACCGACTCTATCATCGCGTTCCATGTGGATCCGACGCTCCCGGCCGGCAAGATCGGCTTCCGGGCAGGACCGATCACAGCCTCGTCCGATCAGTTCCGCATCACCGTGGAAGGGCCCGGTGGACACACGGCGAGACCGCACCTCACCGCGGATACGGTCTACGCGGCAGGAAGGATCGTTACCGAACTCCCTGCGCTGCTGGATCGCCTGATCGACAGCCGGGTGCCCCTCGTCGTCGTCTTCGGGTCCATTCACGGCGGCACCGCCAACAACGTCATCCCGTCGGAGATCGAGTTGCGCGGCACGGCGCGAACACTGGGCCGCGAGGTGTGGGAGCAGATGCCCAAACTCGTCGACCAGTTGGTCCACGAAATCGCATCACCGACCGGCGCGATCGTCACTGTCGACTACATGACCGGCATCGCCCCGGTCATCAACGACGAACACACGATCTCCGAAGCCGCCTTCGCCGTCGGCCAGGTGCTCGGACCGCACTCTGTCGTGTCGACGCAGCCAAGCATGGGGGCCGAGGATTTCTCCGCCTATCTGCAGGACATCCCGGGTGCAATGTTCCGTCTCGGTGCCGCGCCGGAAGGCCGTGATCCGGTCGATCTGCACTCATCACAGTTCGACGTCGACGAACGGGCGATCGAAGTGGGGGTCCTCGCGGGAGCGGCAACCTTGCTGGGAATGCTCTCCTGCAACTGGGTCGGCGAGTAGGGAATCCAACGTACCCGGTACCGCTGCAAGGTCGCGGGCCGAGCGTGGCGGCCGTGGCGAGACAACGTGCAGCGACGTCGTGCGCCGAGGCGGAGACAAGACGATGCGCGGTCGCCGAGATGCGTCCCGAGCACTGCCCGGCAGGCTTCTACAGCGTGCGGTCGAGCACTCCGGCGAGGCGGCGAACGTCATCCATCAGCTCGGCGAATTCCTCCGGCAGGAGCGCCTGGGATCCGTCGACCAGGGCCGACTCAGGCTCTGGATGCACATCGATCATGACCCCGTCGGCACCGGCTGCAATCGCGGCGCGTGTCAACGGGGCAACCAGCGACCGTTTCCCCGACGCATGCGACGGATCGACGAAGATCGGCAGATGGCTCATCGACTGGACGACAGGAACTGCGGTGATGTCGAGCGTGTTGCGAGCGGCCGTCTCGAACGTGCGGATACCCCGTTCCACCAGGATGATCTCGTGGTTGCCTTCCTTGTAGATGTACTCCGCGGCATTCAGCCACTCGTCGATCGTCGCAGTGAAACCGCGCTTGAGCTGGACCGGCCGGGATTGACGACCGACTTCGCGAAGAAGCGGGAAATTCGCCATGTTCCGGGAACCGATCCGGACGATATCGGCATAGGAAGCAACCAAGGCAACATCGCGAGGATCAAGCACCTCGGCAACAAACGGTATCTCGAGCGTTTCTCGTACGGCCGCCAGGAGTTCGAGGCCCTCTTCGCCAAGCCCCTGGAACGAATATGGGGAACTGCGCGGCTTGAACACATCGCCACGCAGGATGTGTGCGCCGGCCGCCTTGACGGCCTCCCCTGCACGCAACAATTGATCGCGATTCTCGACGGCACAGGGACCGGCGATGATTGTGAGTGTCCCTCCACCGATACGGTGACCACCGACATCGATGACGGTGCTCTCTTCCTGCAGATCACGATCGACGAATCGGAGCGGTCTTGTGACGGACACCGTTCGGGCGACGCCGTCTACCGCTTCCCATGGAATCTGGCGCACCGCATCGAGGTTGCCCATCGCGCCGATCACTGTTCTGATCTGCCCTTCGGATATGTGAGGCTCGGCACCTGCTGATCGAACCCGCCCGACAACGGCTTCGACCTGCTCGGGACGTGCGTCCTTCTTCATCACAATGATCATCGATTCACCCGACCCTCGGGTCCACCAATTGCATCCTCCGCACCCTGTGGCCGTCCTCGGCCCTGAACCCCTCTTCCATTTCGCCGACCGTGTCGGCGTCCTAAATGGTAACGAGTGTTGCGCCCTTATCATCCATCCCGACGAGTGCTCCCATACAACGGGGACCCTGGACCACCTCATCTGCGGGGACAGGAAGGCTGCCGGGATCCTCGTCGAGCATCTGCTGCGCGATGACGGCGTCCCCGGCAACGGATGGTACCTGGGAAACGGTGCTTCGGCCGCCCCTACACTCGACATGTGGAACGCATCCTGGTCACCGGAGCGGCTACCTGGACGGGCGCCGGACTGGTCCGACGGCTCAATCGCCATGCCGACGCAAAGATCGTTGGCGTAGACGACATCGAGACCTCCACCCCCGCAGGTTTTCATC is part of the Actinomycetota bacterium genome and encodes:
- a CDS encoding amidohydrolase, with translation MNCTPQHLKSVVEEVLPLAVETRRHIHRYPEIGHQEFATTQYIAGILADAGLEPRVRPARAGLVVDVGSVDPIVAFRADIDALPIQEKTGLPFESQHPGLMHACGHDVHSAVAVGIAIVLSKLDALDGTARFIFQPAEEQFPGGAQDLIDEGLLDGTDSIIAFHVDPTLPAGKIGFRAGPITASSDQFRITVEGPGGHTARPHLTADTVYAAGRIVTELPALLDRLIDSRVPLVVVFGSIHGGTANNVIPSEIELRGTARTLGREVWEQMPKLVDQLVHEIASPTGAIVTVDYMTGIAPVINDEHTISEAAFAVGQVLGPHSVVSTQPSMGAEDFSAYLQDIPGAMFRLGAAPEGRDPVDLHSSQFDVDERAIEVGVLAGAATLLGMLSCNWVGE
- the aroF gene encoding 3-deoxy-7-phosphoheptulonate synthase, with amino-acid sequence MIIVMKKDARPEQVEAVVGRVRSAGAEPHISEGQIRTVIGAMGNLDAVRQIPWEAVDGVARTVSVTRPLRFVDRDLQEESTVIDVGGHRIGGGTLTIIAGPCAVENRDQLLRAGEAVKAAGAHILRGDVFKPRSSPYSFQGLGEEGLELLAAVRETLEIPFVAEVLDPRDVALVASYADIVRIGSRNMANFPLLREVGRQSRPVQLKRGFTATIDEWLNAAEYIYKEGNHEIILVERGIRTFETAARNTLDITAVPVVQSMSHLPIFVDPSHASGKRSLVAPLTRAAIAAGADGVMIDVHPEPESALVDGSQALLPEEFAELMDDVRRLAGVLDRTL